Proteins encoded by one window of Sorangium aterium:
- a CDS encoding protein kinase domain-containing protein — protein sequence MTVTAPRPSNAAAAQGAELRLAAERTASADEPTRRSYHAAAGGVEFSGTPAAHPTSGARTATGQGPVRSMLQGPRSPHGSAEPRAAPTRHAFPWAVPRRAPHQDGRDGGGVRGRGRGHGPPPSAQGDAPRLHSGPGPARPVRPGSQDHGAIESDHIVHISDAGIDADSGMPFLVMDLLQGEELASLSARRGPLPPAEVVLYLGQVARALDKMHAAAIIHRDLKPANLFLTRRDDGSPCVKVLDFGLAKVVAHRSVADRTAMVGTPLYMAPEQIRGDVAVGPKTDIHALAHVAFALLVGSPYWLTEANVLPSVYALLQRMVAGLPEPPSVRAARRRSSIRLPPAFDAWFQQATAIDPKDRFERATAAVTLMAEALGAPAPSTPPPAPDRPTNPPPSSRRGVESRGGETDDRRASSPSDPGPKPPEPGPKAGESRHRDEDLAAVVHEERLRAFLKKEVQRAKEQRTRRLSLLLLSVEGLQGVEETQGRAGVDRILGDLARIVRIYVPEGGLLGRYRRDTLAIVCPGIGRTRSSAFAKVLGEKVRQHRFRRAATTPFRMTLRIGVAHLEEGDATGHELLERAARGLPERGE from the coding sequence ATGACGGTCACGGCGCCGAGGCCGAGCAACGCGGCCGCGGCCCAAGGCGCGGAGCTCCGCCTCGCGGCGGAGAGGACGGCGAGCGCAGACGAACCCACCCGGCGGAGCTACCACGCGGCCGCCGGAGGCGTCGAGTTTTCAGGCACACCAGCTGCCCACCCCACCTCGGGGGCGCGAACGGCGACCGGACAGGGCCCGGTCCGATCTATGCTCCAAGGGCCGCGATCACCCCATGGATCCGCCGAGCCTCGCGCAGCTCCGACCCGACACGCCTTTCCATGGGCGGTACCGCGTCGTGCGCCCCATCAAGACGGGCGGGATGGGGGCGGTGTACGAGGTCGTGGACGAGGTCACGGACCGCCGCCGAGCGCTCAAGGTGATGCTCCCCGGCTCCATTCAGGACCCGGCCCAGCGCGCCCGGTTCGCCCAGGAAGCCAAGATCACGGCGCGATCGAGAGCGATCACATCGTCCACATCTCCGATGCCGGCATCGACGCCGACTCGGGGATGCCCTTCCTCGTCATGGACCTGCTCCAGGGCGAGGAGCTCGCGAGCCTGTCCGCGCGCCGCGGCCCGCTGCCGCCGGCCGAGGTGGTCCTCTACCTGGGCCAGGTCGCGCGCGCGCTCGACAAGATGCACGCGGCCGCCATCATCCACCGGGATCTCAAGCCGGCGAACCTCTTCCTGACGAGGCGGGACGACGGCTCCCCTTGCGTGAAGGTCCTGGATTTCGGGCTGGCGAAGGTCGTGGCGCACCGCAGCGTGGCGGACCGCACGGCGATGGTCGGGACGCCCCTCTACATGGCGCCCGAGCAGATCCGCGGCGACGTCGCCGTCGGGCCGAAGACCGACATCCATGCGCTCGCGCACGTCGCCTTCGCCCTGCTCGTGGGCAGCCCGTACTGGCTGACCGAGGCCAACGTCCTGCCGTCGGTCTACGCGCTCCTCCAGCGGATGGTGGCCGGGCTGCCCGAGCCGCCGAGCGTCCGCGCCGCGCGGCGCCGCAGCAGCATCCGGCTGCCGCCCGCCTTCGACGCGTGGTTCCAGCAGGCGACCGCGATCGACCCGAAGGACCGCTTCGAGCGCGCGACGGCGGCCGTCACGCTGATGGCGGAGGCGCTCGGCGCGCCCGCCCCGTCGACCCCGCCCCCCGCGCCCGATCGCCCCACGAACCCGCCGCCGTCGTCCCGCCGCGGGGTCGAGAGCCGCGGGGGCGAGACGGACGACCGGCGCGCCAGCTCGCCGTCGGACCCGGGGCCCAAGCCTCCGGAGCCTGGGCCCAAGGCCGGCGAGTCACGCCACCGCGACGAGGACCTCGCCGCGGTCGTCCACGAGGAGCGGCTCCGGGCTTTCCTGAAGAAAGAGGTGCAGCGCGCCAAGGAGCAGCGGACGAGGAGGCTCTCGCTGCTGCTGCTCAGCGTGGAGGGGCTCCAGGGCGTCGAGGAGACGCAGGGCCGCGCGGGGGTCGATCGCATCCTCGGCGACCTCGCGCGCATCGTCAGGATCTATGTGCCGGAAGGCGGGCTGCTGGGGCGCTACCGCCGCGACACCCTCGCGATCGTTTGCCCAGGGATCGGTCGGACCCGGTCGTCCGCGTTCGCGAAGGTGCTCGGCGAGAAGGTGCGCCAGCACCGCTTCCGGCGCGCAGCCACGACGCCCTTCCGGATGACCCTCCGCATCGGCGTCGCGCACCTCGAGGAGGGGGACGCGACGGGGCACGAGCTGCTCGAGCGCGCGGCGCGGGGGCTGCCCGAGCGGGGGGAGTGA
- a CDS encoding HNH endonuclease, with protein MSRDSVPAALQRRVRKRAADRCEYCRLSQVSQEAAFHVDHIQPRHADGLTTPENLALACVSCSLRKGARTHGEDPSTGDHASLFHPRWGRWEDHLDVTSDLLIAGKTPTGRATVARLRMNRPLVIEIRREEALRGRFP; from the coding sequence ATGAGCCGCGACAGCGTGCCCGCGGCGCTCCAGCGTCGCGTCCGCAAGCGTGCCGCCGATCGATGCGAGTATTGCCGGCTCTCCCAGGTCAGCCAGGAGGCCGCGTTCCATGTCGATCACATCCAGCCGCGGCACGCAGATGGCCTGACCACCCCGGAGAACCTGGCGCTCGCCTGTGTGTCGTGCTCCCTGCGCAAGGGAGCGCGGACCCATGGAGAGGATCCGAGCACGGGCGACCACGCGAGCCTTTTCCACCCTCGCTGGGGTCGCTGGGAAGACCACCTCGACGTCACGAGTGATCTGCTGATCGCCGGAAAAACACCGACAGGCCGCGCCACGGTCGCGCGGCTCCGGATGAATCGGCCTCTCGTCATCGAGATTCGACGTGAAGAGGCGCTGCGGGGTCGATTCCCGTAG